The following are from one region of the Patescibacteria group bacterium genome:
- a CDS encoding ribonuclease HII has protein sequence MHRKPRYIVGVDEAGRGPLAGPVFVGAVLVDTKDKRKLKILKGARDSKKISSKKREEWDKIIRDNFECHTASVSNHIIDKIGIQKAVLLGVKRVLGKMKTKPDLVLLDGLLKAPWQYKQKTIIKGDEKISVISAASIVAKVGRDKKMMFIHSRFPEYGFDRHKGYGTRLHYEKIRENGLSSCHRRTFCVNYRNYVNQNEAHKGSHPK, from the coding sequence ATGCATAGAAAGCCGAGATACATTGTAGGTGTAGATGAGGCCGGGAGAGGTCCTCTGGCTGGGCCGGTTTTTGTCGGTGCTGTTCTGGTGGATACTAAAGATAAACGCAAATTAAAGATTCTTAAGGGGGCAAGAGATTCCAAGAAGATAAGCAGTAAGAAGAGGGAAGAATGGGATAAAATTATTAGAGATAATTTTGAATGTCATACTGCATCTGTGAGTAATCATATTATTGATAAGATTGGTATACAGAAGGCGGTTCTCCTTGGGGTAAAAAGAGTGCTGGGTAAGATGAAAACAAAGCCAGACCTCGTTTTGTTAGATGGTCTTCTGAAAGCGCCGTGGCAGTATAAACAGAAGACGATTATAAAGGGAGATGAGAAGATTTCTGTCATATCAGCGGCATCAATTGTCGCCAAAGTTGGCAGGGATAAGAAAATGATGTTTATCCACAGCAGATTTCCTGAATATGGTTTTGACAGGCATAAGGGTTACGGGACAAGGCTTCATTATGAGAAGATTAGAGAAAATGGCTTATCCTCTTGCCATAGGAGGACTTTTTGTGTAAACTATAGAAACTATGTCAATCAGAATGAGGCACACAAGGGCTCACACCCGAAATAG
- the rpmF gene encoding 50S ribosomal protein L32 translates to MPHRVCKNCGSYKGKEVIDVLARLTKKEKKHKEKELQSQEGKTKEGKTLSARELSQK, encoded by the coding sequence TTGCCGCATAGAGTATGTAAAAATTGCGGTTCTTATAAGGGAAAAGAAGTAATAGATGTCTTGGCAAGGCTTACTAAAAAAGAAAAAAAACATAAAGAGAAAGAGCTACAATCTCAAGAAGGGAAAACCAAAGAAGGGAAGACGCTTAGTGCTCGAGAACTTTCGCAAAAGTAA
- the rnc gene encoding ribonuclease III, with translation MNFSKFEKDININFNNKNLLRQAFTHRSYINENPEAGEHNERLEFLGDAVLELVVTRHLYDRYPDKTEGELTSYRSGLVNTNTLSDNASKLNMNDYLLLSKGESKDIGRARQYILANTFEALIGAIYIDLGYDAASLFIADNLFGYIDNMVDKKLWKDAKSFLQEKAQDIKGLTPHYKLLKDEGPDHAKEFTVGVYIGDELVGEGVGLSKQEAEQKAAEDGLKKKGWYK, from the coding sequence ATGAATTTTTCAAAATTTGAGAAGGATATAAACATTAATTTTAATAATAAAAATTTATTAAGGCAGGCTTTTACCCATAGGTCTTATATAAATGAAAATCCTGAAGCTGGCGAACATAATGAACGACTTGAATTTTTGGGTGATGCTGTCTTGGAGCTTGTTGTAACAAGGCATCTTTATGATAGATACCCGGATAAGACGGAGGGTGAATTGACGAGCTATAGATCCGGATTGGTTAACACTAATACTCTTTCCGACAATGCTTCAAAGCTTAATATGAATGACTATCTTCTTCTTTCAAAAGGCGAGTCAAAGGACATTGGCAGAGCCCGGCAATATATTCTTGCGAATACTTTTGAAGCTTTAATAGGCGCTATATATATTGACCTTGGCTATGATGCCGCTTCTCTTTTTATAGCAGATAATTTATTCGGATATATTGACAATATGGTTGATAAAAAATTATGGAAAGATGCTAAAAGTTTTCTTCAAGAGAAAGCTCAAGATATAAAAGGATTAACTCCTCATTATAAACTGCTTAAGGATGAGGGGCCTGACCATGCTAAGGAGTTTACAGTTGGTGTATATATCGGAGATGAACTTGTTGGTGAAGGTGTTGGTTTATCAAAACAAGAGGCAGAGCAAAAGGCAGCCGAAGATGGGCTCAAAAAAAAGGGATGGTATAAATAA
- a CDS encoding AAA family ATPase, whose protein sequence is MRLKRLELSGFKSFARTTKLEFSEPVSGVVGPNGSGKSNVAEALRWVLGEQSIKALRGKKGEDLIFNGSQTAPKLGKASVTLVFDNTDGIFPLDYEEVIITRKVFRDGLNEYLINDSKVRLKDVVEILGSAGLGTSAHHIISQGEADRILNTAPKERRSMIEDALGLKIYQIKKEESERKLLKTEDNIKQVESLRREIQPHLRFLKSQVEKYEKTSSLREELTTLYTEYISKEENYLKKESDELYRLKSEPQLELAKVEEELGSLRREVSKKDKKEDHSPEFLLIEENLSAMRKDIVSLEREIGRYEGVMEFEKKRIAEDEGKTIPKNIIKDFILKIRGYLERNEFSKMREEVDFFWSNLDSHEEYSQTNILEAEAKHKELLLKLDDLHKEEKKLSDNLSFIKLMADKEMKDYRDSEHKIYEKEKIVNNLKGIIMEFSIKEERLNARKQEINNEKDEAMRILGNVEIVSSSAILDDIERDKIKRDINRIKIKLEDSGSVSEDILVEYKEVEKRDEFFNKELSDMKNATLVLNELMKELEEKIEKGFKDGVEKINNELNDLFSLMFGGGKAELKIIKPVKQKSEDEDGNLIEDDDGVESIESAGGVDISVNLPKKRINTMSMLSGGERALTSIALLFAMSRVNPPPFLVLDETDAALDETNSSKYGRMLKELSSNIQLVVITHNRETMKQAGILYGVTMGSDGISKLLSVKLNN, encoded by the coding sequence ATGCGTTTAAAAAGATTAGAATTATCGGGATTTAAATCATTTGCAAGAACTACCAAGCTTGAATTCAGCGAGCCTGTTTCAGGCGTTGTTGGTCCAAATGGCTCCGGTAAATCTAATGTTGCCGAGGCTTTGCGCTGGGTCTTGGGAGAGCAATCTATTAAAGCTCTTCGCGGAAAGAAAGGAGAAGACCTTATTTTTAACGGTTCCCAAACTGCTCCTAAGCTTGGTAAAGCCAGCGTTACTTTGGTTTTTGATAATACTGACGGGATCTTCCCGTTGGATTATGAAGAAGTGATTATAACGAGGAAAGTTTTTCGTGATGGGCTTAATGAGTACCTGATCAATGATTCTAAAGTCAGGCTTAAAGATGTGGTGGAGATTTTAGGCAGTGCCGGGCTTGGCACATCTGCGCACCACATAATAAGCCAGGGTGAGGCAGACAGAATCTTGAATACTGCGCCAAAGGAAAGGAGGAGTATGATTGAAGATGCTCTTGGTCTTAAAATTTATCAAATAAAAAAAGAAGAAAGCGAGAGAAAGCTTTTGAAGACGGAAGATAATATCAAACAGGTGGAGAGCCTCCGCAGAGAGATTCAGCCGCATTTAAGATTTTTAAAAAGTCAGGTTGAGAAATACGAAAAGACATCTTCTCTAAGGGAAGAGCTAACTACACTTTATACAGAGTATATCTCTAAAGAGGAAAATTATTTAAAGAAAGAATCCGATGAATTATATAGATTAAAATCAGAGCCGCAATTAGAGTTAGCTAAAGTTGAGGAAGAATTAGGCTCTCTTAGGAGAGAAGTTTCAAAAAAAGATAAGAAAGAAGATCATTCCCCGGAATTTTTGTTAATTGAGGAAAATCTTAGCGCAATGCGCAAAGATATAGTTTCTTTGGAAAGAGAAATAGGAAGATATGAGGGGGTGATGGAGTTTGAAAAAAAGAGAATTGCGGAGGATGAAGGAAAAACAATCCCTAAAAATATAATTAAAGATTTTATCCTGAAGATAAGGGGTTATTTGGAGAGAAACGAATTTTCTAAAATGAGAGAAGAAGTGGATTTTTTCTGGTCCAATCTTGATAGCCATGAAGAGTATTCGCAGACGAATATTTTAGAAGCTGAAGCTAAGCATAAAGAGCTTTTATTGAAGCTTGATGATTTGCATAAAGAGGAAAAGAAATTATCGGACAATCTTTCATTTATAAAACTGATGGCGGATAAAGAGATGAAAGATTACAGGGATTCTGAACATAAAATTTATGAGAAAGAAAAGATAGTGAATAATTTAAAAGGTATCATAATGGAATTCAGTATTAAAGAAGAACGATTAAACGCCCGCAAACAAGAAATCAATAATGAAAAAGATGAAGCAATGAGAATTCTCGGCAATGTGGAGATTGTATCATCATCCGCTATTCTTGATGATATAGAACGAGATAAGATAAAAAGAGATATTAATAGAATCAAGATAAAGCTTGAAGATTCCGGAAGTGTTAGCGAAGATATATTAGTTGAGTATAAAGAGGTTGAAAAGAGAGATGAATTTTTTAATAAAGAATTATCCGATATGAAGAATGCCACTCTGGTATTGAATGAACTTATGAAGGAGCTTGAGGAGAAGATTGAGAAAGGCTTTAAAGATGGAGTGGAAAAAATCAATAATGAATTGAATGACCTTTTTTCGCTGATGTTTGGCGGCGGCAAAGCGGAACTTAAGATAATAAAGCCGGTAAAACAGAAGTCTGAAGATGAAGACGGTAATTTGATAGAAGATGACGATGGAGTTGAATCCATTGAGTCAGCCGGCGGTGTTGATATTTCAGTCAATCTTCCGAAGAAAAGAATTAATACAATGTCTATGCTATCAGGAGGTGAAAGAGCGTTGACGTCAATAGCTTTGCTTTTTGCAATGTCCAGAGTAAATCCTCCTCCATTTCTCGTTCTTGATGAAACTGATGCCGCGCTTGATGAAACAAATTCATCTAAATACGGAAGGATGTTAAAAGAACTCTCCTCAAATATTCAGCTGGTTGTGATAACTCATAATCGCGAGACTATGAAGCAGGCCGGTATTTTATACGGCGTTACTATGGGGTCTGACGGTATCTCAAAGCTTCTGTCCGTTAAACTTAATAATTAA
- the nusB gene encoding transcription antitermination factor NusB: MANRHLSRSVAIQALFEWDFNDNGKKSINEILDRDILEFAPGIDDASFARKLSLGVVKEKEKLDKIIEKAAPEWPIDQISVIDRNILRLGLYELLFGNRKEVPPKVAINEAIELAKAFGGDSSSRFVNGVLGTVYKELGEPQKGDTKKNDNSQINSNNLPEDMLAGAVVYRREGGRIIFAFVHDVFGFWTLSKGRVEKGEDLMVGAKREIKEEMGLDMDIENELGENSYIASDPERGKVKKRVFYFLGQAKQKELKRSDSGGLDGVDWFEAREVANLKMYDDIRPIIIKAVKILSNKSVAV, encoded by the coding sequence GTGGCAAACAGACATTTATCAAGAAGTGTAGCAATTCAGGCCCTCTTTGAGTGGGACTTTAACGATAATGGTAAAAAAAGTATTAATGAGATATTAGATCGTGATATCTTAGAATTTGCTCCGGGGATTGATGACGCAAGCTTTGCAAGAAAATTATCTCTTGGGGTTGTTAAAGAAAAAGAAAAATTAGATAAAATAATAGAAAAAGCAGCGCCTGAATGGCCCATTGACCAAATTTCTGTTATTGATAGAAATATTCTCCGGCTTGGTCTTTATGAATTGCTTTTTGGCAATAGGAAAGAAGTCCCGCCAAAAGTGGCGATTAATGAAGCAATTGAACTAGCTAAAGCTTTTGGCGGTGATTCTTCAAGCCGTTTTGTAAACGGTGTTTTAGGCACAGTATATAAAGAGCTGGGCGAGCCGCAAAAAGGAGATACTAAAAAAAATGACAATTCTCAGATCAACAGCAATAATCTTCCTGAAGATATGTTAGCCGGCGCAGTTGTTTATAGGAGAGAAGGTGGCAGAATTATATTTGCTTTCGTCCATGATGTTTTTGGCTTTTGGACTTTGTCTAAGGGCAGAGTTGAAAAAGGCGAGGATTTAATGGTTGGCGCAAAAAGAGAGATTAAAGAAGAAATGGGGTTAGATATGGATATAGAAAATGAATTGGGTGAAAATTCATATATAGCTTCTGACCCGGAGAGGGGAAAAGTAAAAAAGAGAGTTTTTTACTTTCTTGGGCAAGCAAAACAAAAAGAATTAAAAAGGTCTGATTCAGGCGGGCTTGACGGAGTAGATTGGTTTGAAGCAAGAGAGGTGGCGAACTTAAAGATGTATGATGATATAAGACCTATCATTATTAAGGCTGTAAAAATATTGTCGAATAAATCTGTCGCAGTGTAA